The Labeo rohita strain BAU-BD-2019 unplaced genomic scaffold, IGBB_LRoh.1.0 scaffold_2093, whole genome shotgun sequence genome includes the window TTGCATAGCATCTCTACttataaatgtgtcattttgtattttcattagTGCACTATTACACTCAGCatgcaaaagaaaaatcgataaatcaaaacagttgaatttttaaagaaaattcttAAATATCCAGGATCAAGGTAAAGAGTCCATGTTAAAGACTTTTTATCCAATTATGGAATTTAAGACATGTTAAATTCCTGTTGCCCTCACCTTGGCAGCAGGGATCTGGACAGCCATGGATGGAGTAGGCATCAGACCACTTGCACTCACATGTAAAGCCTGTGGATGTATGGGTCTAAGAGCAGCCTATTAATGACAGTACACACAGAATAATTACTACCCAGCCCCAACCATCTGCAGCACACGCATATTTTCTCATGGAAGTTGAAGCTTGCTTTCTGCAGTGAGTACTTACTGAGTCAGTAAAGCCAGACTGCTGATTGGCATGTTCAAGCTGTTTCTGTAGGGGAATACTAGCACTAGGCATGAATCCTGTGAAGTTCAATTGAGATAAAATGGCACAATACTAATCTGTATGACATATTTTTAGCCAGAAGAGATGTAAAGTGAAGCggaaatgttttagaaaaatcTGCATTTATATTAGTATGATGAATgttgtgaagaaaaaaataaaaaaagtaaggtGGCTTCCTTACCTGGCTGGGTTGTGAAATGGCTATGGACAGCATAACCCTGAGGCAGGAATGGCATGCTCTGGAATGGTGATGCCCCTACAAAGAAAGAATGTGAAGTTGAGAAGAGGACAgagaaaggttttttttgtgacaACTCACCAATTCTCTATAAGCATACAACTTCTCCATAATCTAAATAAGCTATAAGCAAAGACTAAGAGTACTCTGGAGGAAGAATTCAGTGATgtgttcaatatatatatatgtatatgtatatataatattattaatattataatattatataatatta containing:
- the LOC127159356 gene encoding G protein pathway suppressor 2, with the translated sequence MPFLPQGYAVHSHFTTQPGFMPSASIPLQKQLEHANQQSGFTDSAALRPIHPQALHVSASGLMPTPSMAVQIPAAKAPFQNSSQPTSRHAFLPHTGQRFFHHGKPH